In Hominilimicola fabiformis, the following proteins share a genomic window:
- a CDS encoding alpha-amylase family glycosyl hydrolase produces the protein MWAYESVFYQIYPLGFCGAPFENDGVLTHRILKVNDWIEHIKNLGANAIYFSPVFESDTHGYNTRDYKKIDCRLGTNDDFKEVCENLHKNNIKVVLDGVFNHVGRGFWAFQDVLQNRENSRYRDWFFIDFNGNSNYNDGLWYEGWEGNFDLVKINLRNEEVINHIFECIKLWIDEFDIDGLRLDVAYCLDKDFLKRLRSYTDGLKNDFLLLGELLHGDYNQFVNDDMLHSCTNYECYKGVYSSFNSMNMFEIVHSLLRQFGPEQWTLYRGKHLLSFVDNHDVSRIASILTNEKHIPLTYGMIFGMPGIPCVYYGSEWGAKAHKNEGDPALRVCFDEPLDNELSEFISKLATAHKNSKALCYGDFRSVVLQNKHCIFERKYDDERVLVAINADENPVTVHFDAGCGTAVDLISGNMHDFGGGSELPPYSVQYWKMER, from the coding sequence ATGTGGGCATATGAAAGTGTATTTTATCAAATTTATCCGTTAGGATTTTGCGGTGCACCGTTTGAAAATGACGGTGTTTTAACGCACAGAATTTTAAAAGTAAACGATTGGATTGAGCATATAAAAAATCTCGGAGCGAATGCAATATATTTTTCACCTGTATTTGAATCGGACACACACGGTTACAATACTCGTGATTACAAAAAAATCGACTGTCGTCTTGGCACAAATGACGACTTTAAAGAAGTATGCGAAAATCTACACAAAAACAACATCAAAGTTGTTCTTGACGGCGTATTCAACCACGTCGGACGAGGATTTTGGGCATTTCAGGACGTTCTCCAAAACAGGGAGAACTCACGTTACCGCGATTGGTTTTTCATTGATTTCAACGGTAATTCAAATTACAATGATGGTCTTTGGTACGAAGGCTGGGAGGGTAATTTCGATCTTGTAAAAATCAATCTTCGCAATGAAGAAGTTATAAATCACATCTTTGAATGTATCAAACTATGGATTGACGAATTTGACATTGACGGTTTACGTCTTGACGTTGCATACTGTCTTGACAAGGATTTCCTAAAGAGATTGAGAAGTTATACTGACGGTTTAAAAAATGATTTTCTTCTGCTCGGCGAACTTCTTCACGGTGACTACAATCAATTTGTCAATGACGATATGCTCCACAGTTGCACTAATTATGAATGTTACAAGGGTGTTTATTCAAGTTTTAACAGTATGAATATGTTTGAAATTGTACATTCATTGTTACGTCAATTCGGTCCCGAACAATGGACATTGTACCGTGGCAAGCACCTATTGAGTTTTGTTGACAACCACGATGTTTCAAGAATTGCAAGCATACTTACAAACGAAAAGCATATACCGCTTACTTACGGTATGATTTTCGGTATGCCTGGTATTCCTTGTGTATATTACGGCAGCGAATGGGGTGCAAAAGCACATAAAAACGAGGGTGATCCTGCACTTCGTGTATGCTTTGATGAGCCTTTGGACAATGAGCTTTCAGAATTTATATCAAAACTTGCTACGGCACACAAAAACAGTAAAGCATTGTGCTACGGTGATTTCCGTTCGGTTGTTTTACAAAACAAGCACTGCATATTTGAAAGAAAATATGATGATGAACGTGTTCTTGTCGCTATCAATGCAGACGAAAATCCTGTTACAGTGCATTTTGACGCCGGTTGCGGTACGGCTGTTGACTTAATCAGCGGTAATATGCACGACTTCGGCGGCGGCAGTGAATTACCAC
- a CDS encoding YebC/PmpR family DNA-binding transcriptional regulator produces MSGHSKWSTIKRKKGANDAQRAKIFTKIAREIIVAVKAGGPDPDNNSSLKDAIAKARSNNMPNDNINRTIKKAAGDTDGDNYESITYEGYGPAGVAVIVNALTDNRNRTAADVRHAFDKNGGNMGQTGCVSFMFDQKGIIIIENEDMDEDEITMDALEAGADDIEVEDGVAEIVTAPSDMGAVRDALAEKYTISSAEVSMVPQTMTELTEEGQINAMTKLLDMLEDNDDVQDVYHNWDMPSED; encoded by the coding sequence ATGTCAGGACATTCAAAATGGAGTACAATTAAGCGTAAAAAGGGCGCAAACGATGCCCAAAGAGCTAAGATATTTACAAAAATCGCTCGTGAAATTATAGTTGCCGTAAAGGCAGGCGGTCCGGATCCGGATAATAACTCAAGTCTTAAAGACGCTATCGCAAAGGCTCGTTCAAATAATATGCCTAACGATAATATAAACAGAACAATTAAAAAGGCGGCAGGCGATACAGACGGTGATAACTACGAAAGTATCACATACGAAGGTTATGGACCTGCAGGTGTTGCGGTAATCGTAAACGCACTTACAGATAACAGAAACAGAACTGCCGCAGACGTACGTCACGCATTCGATAAGAACGGCGGTAATATGGGACAGACAGGCTGCGTAAGCTTTATGTTTGACCAAAAGGGTATTATCATTATCGAAAATGAAGATATGGACGAAGATGAAATCACTATGGACGCTCTTGAAGCCGGTGCAGATGATATTGAAGTAGAGGACGGCGTTGCGGAAATCGTGACTGCTCCGTCTGATATGGGTGCTGTTCGTGACGCACTTGCGGAAAAGTATACTATTTCTTCTGCCGAAGTCAGTATGGTTCCTCAAACAATGACTGAACTTACAGAAGAAGGTCAAATCAATGCAATGACCAAGCTTCTTGATATGCTTGAAGACAATGATGATGTACAGGATGTATATCACAACTGGGATATGCCTTCAGAAGACTAA
- a CDS encoding recombinase family protein translates to MDAVAYIRVSTNKEEQELSLENQREFFEKYVGNRNDTLIRIYSDKGKSATKMKNRKDLQRLLSAARRGEFQRLYVKDISRLFRNTLDFITVSRELANLGVQLHLVNMGEGKDIDMFTLNLMAMIAENESQKISERTKFGKQFSKERGIVPNFVFGYDRTDKYTLVPNPEESRWVQKIFDLYTEEEWGMAKIAKFLYESHVKTKKLKDGQPNYNWSQISVGRILTNPIYIGTVINGKESMKDIFTSQRQKNPKEEWYVSERPEFRIISDEQFEKAQQIKEKNAKQYCQREKRSNKHLFSNLIKCNSCGFSYRRYQKQYSPNRPPKVWWTCSKRSSYGSGRCDSEYIRIDEDWLKSALNTLFKSLLNDRESFFTLVETRCNSIIKEYIRNTSGIVLEEVENRLDELKQERERLKTLAVKALITMDEAEHDMIPINEEIEKLSFRLNETNKTREITQKIKASIQAFLNTFSAFDFSGNITNEELKKVVKEIRVVSKNEIYVYFNIAEDIEGLNFPINISDVVEIDTDSNNRAQRCT, encoded by the coding sequence ATGGACGCAGTGGCATACATCAGGGTTTCTACAAACAAGGAAGAACAAGAGCTAAGTCTGGAAAATCAGCGTGAATTTTTTGAAAAATACGTCGGCAATCGTAACGACACGCTCATTCGCATATATAGTGACAAGGGCAAATCCGCCACCAAAATGAAAAACAGAAAAGATTTACAAAGGCTTTTGAGTGCGGCAAGACGTGGTGAATTTCAGCGTTTATATGTCAAGGACATTAGCCGTCTGTTCAGAAACACTCTTGACTTTATAACTGTTTCAAGAGAGCTTGCAAATCTCGGTGTTCAACTACACCTTGTAAACATGGGTGAGGGCAAGGATATTGACATGTTTACGCTCAACCTTATGGCTATGATTGCGGAAAACGAGAGTCAAAAAATCAGTGAACGCACAAAATTCGGCAAGCAATTCAGCAAAGAGCGAGGTATTGTTCCGAATTTTGTTTTCGGCTACGACAGAACCGACAAATACACTCTTGTACCCAATCCAGAAGAAAGCCGTTGGGTACAGAAAATTTTTGACTTATACACCGAAGAAGAATGGGGCATGGCGAAAATTGCAAAATTTCTTTACGAGTCACACGTCAAGACAAAAAAATTAAAAGACGGTCAACCGAATTATAATTGGAGTCAAATTTCTGTCGGCAGAATTTTAACCAATCCGATTTATATAGGCACGGTCATTAACGGTAAAGAGAGTATGAAAGATATATTTACAAGTCAGCGACAAAAAAATCCTAAAGAAGAATGGTATGTATCGGAAAGACCGGAATTTCGCATTATATCGGACGAGCAATTTGAAAAGGCACAACAGATAAAAGAAAAGAACGCAAAGCAATACTGTCAACGTGAAAAACGCAGTAATAAGCATTTATTTTCAAATCTTATAAAATGCAACAGTTGTGGCTTTTCATACAGACGATATCAAAAGCAATACTCCCCCAACCGACCGCCTAAAGTTTGGTGGACTTGCTCAAAACGAAGCTCATACGGCAGCGGCAGATGTGATTCCGAATACATCCGCATTGATGAAGATTGGTTGAAATCGGCTTTGAATACATTGTTTAAATCATTGCTTAACGACCGAGAAAGCTTTTTTACACTTGTCGAAACAAGGTGCAACAGTATAATCAAAGAATACATCAGAAATACAAGCGGTATTGTGTTGGAGGAAGTCGAAAACCGTCTTGACGAATTAAAACAGGAACGTGAACGATTAAAAACACTTGCCGTAAAAGCACTTATTACAATGGACGAGGCGGAACACGATATGATTCCTATAAACGAAGAAATCGAAAAATTGAGTTTTCGTCTTAACGAAACAAACAAGACACGAGAAATCACTCAAAAAATCAAAGCAAGTATTCAAGCATTTCTTAACACATTCAGTGCATTTGATTTTTCGGGCAACATCACAAACGAGGAATTGAAAAAGGTTGTAAAAGAAATTCGTGTTGTTTCAAAAAATGAGATATATGTTTACTTTAACATTGCCGAAGATATTGAGGGACTGAACTTCCCTATCAATATTTCAGACGTGGTTGAAATCGACACTGATAGTAACAACCGTGCACAAAGATGTACATGA
- a CDS encoding helix-turn-helix domain-containing protein, whose protein sequence is MSDNYEIWTTDEVMDYLLVGRNTLYNLLRNGKIKGFKIGSCWKIPKKAVDDYISSESGINT, encoded by the coding sequence ATGTCAGATAATTATGAAATATGGACCACTGATGAAGTTATGGATTATCTTCTTGTCGGAAGAAACACTTTGTATAACCTGCTGAGGAACGGTAAAATCAAAGGCTTTAAAATCGGCTCGTGTTGGAAAATCCCCAAGAAAGCCGTAGACGACTATATCTCTTCTGAAAGCGGAATAAATACATAA
- a CDS encoding Fur family transcriptional regulator has translation MTSRRNTIQKDLVRNAVYEMKRHVTANEVYEFIKESYPTIGKGTVYRNLDILVEEGALRKVEVSEGPNRFDFTLKNHYHVKCVKCGEVSDVDMDEIPDLMKKIHDTHGIEFLDYDISFKGICSKCREEAKEE, from the coding sequence ATGACGAGTAGAAGAAACACCATTCAGAAAGACTTAGTACGAAATGCTGTATATGAGATGAAAAGACATGTTACAGCAAATGAAGTGTATGAATTTATAAAAGAATCATATCCTACAATCGGAAAAGGAACTGTATATAGAAATCTTGATATATTGGTAGAGGAAGGTGCTTTGAGGAAAGTTGAAGTCTCGGAGGGACCAAACCGATTCGATTTTACATTGAAAAATCACTACCATGTCAAGTGTGTAAAATGCGGTGAGGTATCAGATGTGGATATGGATGAAATACCGGATTTGATGAAAAAAATTCATGATACTCACGGAATTGAATTTTTGGATTACGATATTTCATTTAAAGGCATTTGCTCAAAATGCAGGGAGGAGGCAAAAGAGGAATAA
- the rbr gene encoding rubrerythrin, protein MDRKAMYRLSYGLFVLTAREAEKDNGCIINTAIQAASEPNQLSICVNKTNYTHDMIERTGKFTVSVLSQNAQFELFKHFGFQSGRNTNKFETFKKCDRGINDIYYITEGTNAYISVKVIKTEDLGSHTMFIGEITDMEVLSNIPSVTYDYYQNNIKPENVGKTEDGQTIWRCRICGYEYVGEELPDDFICPLCKHPASDFEKVVKKTEVKVMAANKYAGTQTEKNLQEAFAGESQARNKYTYFASVAKKEGYEQMSALFLKTADNEKEHAKMWFKELAGISNTKENLAAAAEGENYEWTDMYESFAKTAEEEGFHELAAKFRAVGEIEKHHEERYRALLKNIETAQVFEKSEVNVWECRNCGHIVVGTKAPEVCPVCNHPQSYFEVHEENY, encoded by the coding sequence ATGGATAGAAAAGCAATGTATAGGCTGAGTTACGGACTGTTTGTATTGACTGCAAGGGAAGCTGAAAAAGATAATGGATGCATTATTAACACAGCAATTCAGGCAGCTTCGGAACCAAACCAATTAAGTATATGCGTCAATAAGACAAATTACACGCATGATATGATTGAAAGAACCGGAAAATTTACAGTATCAGTTCTGAGTCAGAATGCACAGTTTGAATTATTTAAACATTTTGGCTTTCAATCAGGAAGAAATACCAATAAATTTGAAACATTTAAAAAGTGTGACAGGGGTATAAATGATATTTATTATATTACGGAAGGTACAAATGCATATATTTCTGTAAAAGTTATTAAAACAGAGGATTTGGGTTCACATACAATGTTTATCGGTGAGATAACCGATATGGAAGTTTTAAGTAATATACCTTCTGTCACATATGATTATTACCAGAATAATATTAAGCCAGAGAACGTTGGAAAAACGGAGGACGGTCAGACAATATGGCGTTGCAGAATTTGTGGATATGAATATGTAGGTGAAGAACTACCGGATGATTTTATATGTCCTTTATGTAAGCACCCGGCATCAGATTTTGAAAAAGTAGTAAAGAAAACGGAGGTAAAAGTAATGGCAGCAAACAAGTACGCAGGAACACAGACAGAGAAAAATTTACAGGAGGCATTTGCAGGAGAATCACAGGCAAGAAATAAGTATACTTATTTTGCATCTGTAGCGAAAAAGGAAGGCTATGAGCAGATGTCAGCTTTATTTTTAAAAACAGCAGATAATGAAAAAGAACATGCAAAGATGTGGTTCAAGGAACTGGCAGGAATTAGTAATACAAAAGAAAATTTAGCGGCAGCTGCGGAAGGCGAAAATTATGAGTGGACAGATATGTATGAGAGCTTTGCAAAAACGGCTGAGGAAGAAGGTTTCCATGAGCTTGCAGCAAAATTCAGAGCTGTAGGAGAGATTGAAAAGCACCACGAAGAGAGATATCGTGCTCTTCTTAAGAATATCGAAACTGCACAGGTATTTGAAAAAAGTGAAGTTAATGTATGGGAATGCCGTAACTGCGGACATATTGTGGTAGGAACAAAGGCTCCGGAGGTATGTCCAGTATGTAATCATCCACAGAGCTATTTTGAAGTGCATGAAGAAAATTATTAA
- a CDS encoding L-lactate dehydrogenase: MKKQTINSKKAVMIGCGFVGSASVFALMQSGLFTEIVLIDADKDKADGEAMDISHGIPFASPMKIYAGDYDDVVDAAIVIISAGAGQKPGETRLDLVNKNVAIFKSIIPEIAKRNFAGIMLVVANPVDILTQVAIKLSGLPENRVIGSGTVLDSARLRYKLGEHLSVDSRSVHAFILGEHGDSEVVAWSSANVSGVPLSEMCEMRGHYKHKENTEEIATAVKNSAYEIINKKHATYYGIAMSVKRICEVIMRDEKSILPISHMIHGIYDIDGVSLSMPAIVGANGVESDVPINLNGEEALKLKESADALKKIIEKIEL; encoded by the coding sequence ATGAAGAAACAAACGATTAATTCAAAAAAAGCAGTAATGATAGGCTGTGGCTTTGTCGGTTCCGCATCTGTATTTGCTCTTATGCAAAGTGGATTATTTACAGAGATTGTTCTTATTGATGCAGATAAGGATAAAGCAGATGGTGAAGCGATGGATATTAGTCATGGAATACCATTTGCCAGTCCAATGAAAATATATGCCGGTGATTATGATGATGTTGTTGATGCTGCAATCGTTATCATATCTGCCGGAGCAGGACAAAAACCGGGAGAAACAAGACTTGATCTTGTAAATAAAAATGTAGCAATATTTAAGTCAATTATTCCTGAAATAGCAAAGAGAAATTTTGCAGGTATCATGTTGGTAGTCGCTAATCCGGTAGATATTCTTACTCAGGTAGCCATAAAGTTATCAGGACTTCCGGAAAACAGAGTTATTGGTTCGGGTACAGTGTTAGATAGTGCACGATTAAGATATAAGCTTGGTGAGCATTTATCGGTGGATAGCAGGAGTGTTCATGCATTTATCTTAGGAGAACATGGTGACAGTGAAGTTGTAGCATGGTCATCAGCCAATGTATCTGGTGTTCCGTTAAGTGAAATGTGTGAAATGCGTGGGCATTACAAGCATAAGGAAAATACGGAAGAAATAGCGACAGCGGTCAAGAATAGTGCTTATGAAATTATAAATAAAAAGCATGCTACATATTATGGAATTGCGATGTCTGTAAAAAGAATCTGTGAAGTGATTATGAGAGACGAGAAATCAATACTCCCAATATCTCACATGATTCATGGTATATATGACATTGACGGAGTTTCATTGAGTATGCCGGCTATTGTAGGTGCAAATGGTGTTGAGTCAGACGTACCTATTAATTTGAATGGCGAGGAAGCATTAAAGCTTAAGGAATCAGCTGATGCTTTGAAAAAAATTATAGAAAAAATTGAACTATAA
- a CDS encoding rubredoxin: protein MKYICDVCGWEYDEEKGYPEGGIAPGTKWEDIPEDFECPLCFVGKDQFSEA from the coding sequence ATGAAATACATATGTGATGTTTGCGGATGGGAATACGATGAGGAGAAGGGCTACCCGGAAGGTGGTATTGCACCCGGTACAAAATGGGAGGATATTCCGGAGGATTTTGAATGTCCGTTATGTTTTGTAGGAAAAGATCAGTTTTCAGAAGCTTAA
- a CDS encoding HD-GYP domain-containing protein — protein sequence MKVEPLSIDIVGLVGACSYALDCIEAELVNVKNKHGKRVAYISVRMAEYWSIKSDALQDLAMCALLHDNALTQYISEELQNHSDVYIKNNLSEEKKHLHCIYGEKNISKLPFKTDVSNAILYHHEHADGTGPFQKTWREIPLFARIIHLADMIDIIGNSKDFNGQRWNFICQYLSKNKDRLFDSECVNAFRHAFTKESFMCLSDDSFETNLWGIIPRKKQVFDWETCKNVADFFANIIDYKSSFTSRHSVGVAEKASLLANYMGFNTINTQKMYLAGALHDIGKMAIGNEILEKPDKLTDDEFSKMKNHAGYTYRILSDVDDFEEIRDWAAFHHEKLNGKGYPFGKTADELNEPERIMACIDIYQALTEDRPYKKGLSHEKTCDILDDMAQKGFIDSTISNKLREFFNII from the coding sequence ATGAAAGTAGAGCCACTTAGTATAGATATTGTTGGATTGGTAGGAGCTTGTTCTTATGCATTGGACTGCATCGAAGCAGAACTTGTAAATGTAAAAAATAAACATGGAAAAAGAGTGGCTTATATAAGTGTACGTATGGCTGAATATTGGTCAATCAAAAGTGATGCGTTACAAGATTTAGCCATGTGTGCTTTGTTGCATGATAATGCCCTAACCCAATATATTTCGGAAGAACTACAAAATCATTCCGATGTTTATATCAAAAATAATTTATCAGAGGAGAAAAAACATCTTCATTGTATTTATGGTGAAAAAAATATCTCAAAACTTCCGTTTAAAACAGATGTTTCAAACGCTATATTATATCACCATGAGCATGCGGATGGAACCGGTCCATTTCAAAAGACATGGCGGGAAATTCCATTGTTTGCAAGGATAATTCATTTGGCTGATATGATTGATATTATCGGAAACAGTAAGGACTTTAATGGGCAGAGATGGAATTTTATATGTCAGTATCTTTCAAAAAATAAGGATCGTTTATTTGACTCCGAATGTGTGAACGCTTTTCGTCATGCATTCACAAAAGAATCCTTTATGTGTTTAAGTGATGATTCTTTTGAAACAAATCTATGGGGGATTATTCCAAGAAAAAAACAAGTTTTTGACTGGGAAACATGTAAAAACGTTGCAGACTTTTTTGCAAATATTATTGATTATAAATCTTCTTTTACCAGCAGGCATTCTGTAGGAGTAGCTGAAAAAGCATCTCTGCTTGCTAACTATATGGGATTTAACACAATAAATACACAAAAAATGTATTTGGCTGGCGCTTTGCATGATATCGGTAAAATGGCAATAGGCAATGAGATTTTGGAAAAACCAGATAAACTCACGGATGATGAATTTTCTAAAATGAAAAATCATGCTGGGTATACGTATCGTATATTATCAGATGTTGATGATTTTGAGGAAATACGAGATTGGGCGGCTTTTCACCATGAAAAGTTAAATGGAAAAGGATATCCTTTTGGAAAAACTGCTGATGAATTAAATGAGCCGGAACGTATCATGGCTTGCATTGATATTTATCAAGCGCTTACCGAGGACAGACCATATAAGAAAGGATTATCGCATGAAAAAACATGTGATATACTTGATGACATGGCACAGAAAGGTTTTATCGATTCAACTATCTCAAACAAACTCAGAGAATTTTTCAACATAATCTAA
- a CDS encoding DUF960 domain-containing protein, with protein sequence MFNGKRFVTSGIAEKVPLELQVTMWNMIDTMDEQKDYLQVFDLSEENGKQKIVHSQEQPEYKKEYLFETGTPFLCAKIFVIDDVTHSTMLFNYEY encoded by the coding sequence ATGTTTAATGGGAAAAGATTTGTTACAAGCGGGATTGCGGAGAAAGTACCGTTGGAATTGCAAGTGACAATGTGGAATATGATTGACACCATGGACGAGCAAAAGGACTATTTACAAGTATTCGACTTATCGGAGGAAAACGGAAAACAGAAGATTGTTCATTCACAAGAACAACCGGAATACAAGAAGGAGTATCTGTTTGAAACAGGTACTCCTTTTTTGTGTGCAAAGATTTTTGTCATAGACGATGTGACACATTCAACAATGCTATTTAACTATGAATATTAA
- a CDS encoding Fic family protein — protein sequence MEYKPPFSINDDIINLLAKTSELVGQVSILHKSSSLKLRRENRIKTIHSSLAIEHNSLSLEQVTAVINGKRILGAPQEIKEVQNAYEAYDIMLTLNPLSIEDLLKAHKLMMNDLVKENGRFRNGGVGIFDGNKLIHTAPPANYVPQLISDLFEWYKQSPLHILIKSCIFHYEFEFIHPFADGNGRIGRMWHTLLLSQWNKLFSWLPIEELIKERQQEYYDALAISDNKADCTVFVEMMMQIIFDALNDLDTTDQVSDQVSDQVSDQVEILLNCMGNEVLSATQLMQRLGLSHRPTFRKNYLNPALKNGLIEMTIPDKPNSKNQKYRKK from the coding sequence ATGGAATACAAACCACCATTTTCAATTAATGACGATATAATCAATTTACTTGCCAAAACCAGTGAACTTGTCGGACAAGTAAGTATATTGCATAAAAGCAGCAGTCTAAAGCTAAGACGTGAAAACAGAATAAAAACAATTCACTCATCTCTGGCTATTGAACACAATTCATTATCATTAGAACAAGTTACAGCGGTTATAAATGGTAAGCGAATTTTGGGTGCACCTCAAGAAATCAAAGAAGTACAAAACGCATATGAAGCATATGATATAATGCTTACACTCAATCCTCTTAGTATTGAAGATTTGTTAAAAGCACATAAGCTAATGATGAATGATTTAGTTAAAGAAAATGGTCGTTTTAGAAATGGCGGTGTCGGTATTTTTGACGGAAATAAATTAATTCATACCGCTCCTCCTGCAAATTATGTACCTCAATTAATCAGTGACCTATTTGAATGGTACAAACAATCTCCATTGCATATTTTAATTAAAAGTTGCATTTTTCACTATGAGTTTGAATTTATTCATCCGTTTGCAGATGGCAACGGACGAATCGGTAGAATGTGGCACACACTATTACTTAGTCAATGGAATAAATTATTCTCTTGGTTACCTATTGAAGAACTTATAAAAGAGCGACAACAAGAATATTATGACGCTCTCGCTATCTCAGATAACAAAGCTGACTGTACTGTATTTGTAGAAATGATGATGCAAATAATATTCGATGCCCTAAATGATTTAGACACCACCGACCAAGTTAGCGACCAAGTTAGCGACCAAGTTAGCGACCAAGTTGAAATACTGTTAAATTGTATGGGAAATGAAGTGCTATCTGCTACTCAGCTTATGCAACGATTAGGACTTTCACATAGACCTACTTTCAGAAAAAATTATCTCAATCCGGCACTGAAAAACGGACTCATAGAAATGACTATTCCCGATAAACCAAACAGTAAAAATCAAAAATATCGTAAAAAATAA
- a CDS encoding AraC family transcriptional regulator, with translation MMYEKEWENPNYKFLSYDVDNLNWNIHYHESFEICFIIDGEINITIDTVLYNLKQNDSVIIFPRQLHSYETEKSSKMRVITFMPDLIPEFTNRYQNMLPEKNDIKEISNFKKYFDAKNIFEQKGLLYSIFGILVESTNFKEAANNEESQLLIKILRYIEKNFKTPCLLQTAAEELSYGYSYLSRTFKKRMGISYTEYLNKYRINRALYMLSNQNHVQIQQIAEECGYDSLCSFNRNFKHFTGRTPREMIKCNDNQK, from the coding sequence ATGATGTACGAAAAAGAATGGGAAAACCCGAATTACAAATTTCTTTCATATGATGTGGATAATCTGAATTGGAATATACATTACCACGAGTCTTTTGAGATTTGCTTTATTATTGACGGCGAAATAAATATTACAATAGATACCGTATTATATAATTTAAAACAGAATGACAGCGTAATAATATTTCCACGTCAGCTCCATAGCTATGAAACGGAAAAAAGCTCAAAAATGCGTGTAATCACTTTTATGCCTGATTTAATCCCCGAATTTACAAACCGCTATCAAAATATGCTTCCCGAAAAAAATGATATTAAGGAGATTTCGAATTTCAAAAAATATTTTGACGCGAAAAATATTTTTGAGCAAAAGGGCTTGTTATATTCTATATTCGGAATTTTAGTGGAGAGTACGAATTTTAAAGAAGCCGCAAATAATGAGGAGTCACAGTTGCTCATTAAAATTTTACGATATATTGAAAAGAACTTTAAAACTCCCTGCCTTTTGCAGACAGCCGCCGAAGAATTGTCTTATGGGTATTCGTATCTATCGAGAACCTTTAAAAAACGTATGGGAATAAGTTATACGGAGTATTTGAATAAATACAGAATAAACCGAGCATTGTATATGCTCAGCAATCAAAATCATGTGCAGATACAGCAGATTGCGGAGGAGTGCGGCTATGACAGCCTATGCAGCTTCAACCGCAATTTTAAGCATTTTACGGGTCGTACACCGCGTGAGATGATAAAGTGTAATGACAACCAAAAATAG